AAGCTGAATATAGAGAAGGAAAAAATCATGGAACTAAATTAACATATTTTACAGAAACAAATAATCTTTTTTCTATTGAAAACTATAAAAAAGGAAAATTAGATGGTATTTATAAGCAATGGTATAAAAATGGAAATTTAGAACTATTAGGACAATATAAAAATGGACTAAAAGAAGGAAAATGGATAGAATATTTTAAAGATGGTAAAGTAAAAAAGGATATAACATATTTTAATGGAGAATATAAAAAAGAAGAAGAAAAAAAAGAAATAATCAAAGAAAAACGAGTTATAAGAGGAAGAGCAACAAGAGGAAGAGGAAATTCAGGAAATGAAAAATAAAAGCACTCTATGAGTGCTTTTTTTAAATCCCTATTAGTTTTATATTATCATTATGTAACAAATAAGTATCATTATTATTTACTACTTCTTGATAGCTCTCTTTGCCTTGAAAACTATCTATAACATCTTTCTCTTCAATATCTAAATCTTCATACTTCGTTTTTCCATAACTTGGTGGTAACCATTTTTTCATTTGGCTTCCAAATATATTAAATTTTAATAAAAGTTTTTCATCATTAAATATAATGTGTGTAGTTCCTTTTTTATAAAAACTAACTGTAAAATATCCTAAATCAATATTTTTAGTTTTTTCATTATCTATATGGTTTAAAATATTTCTACACTCTTCTAAACTAATTTTTATATTTTCTTTTTTATTATCAAGGTACATAAATATTTTATATATATCTAATAACTTATTTTCTATTTCATAAGTTTCTATTCTATCACTATAACAACTAAAAGCATTTAAAGGAATAATAACTTTTTTATTTATAAAATGAGCTTTATTTGTTTTCCAACCATCAAAATAGTGAATATTCTTTGATGATTCATTATAATAATGATATTTAATAGAAAACTCATCAAATAAGTTTTCTATATCTTTTTCAAGAGAGCTAAACATATTTTTAGAAAGTTCTATTAAAACTTCTTCTATATTTTCTAAATTAAATTCATATTTTTTCATACTTTCTAAGTTAGAATAGAATTTACTTCTTAATTCATTAGTAAATAATCTTTCTAAATTTTTATTTTCAAATAAGATTTTCCAGTATTTTTTCCTTGTTTTTTCAACAAAGAAATTAATATTCATATCTTGATTATAATAATCATTTTTTAAAATTAATTTACTTTCTTTTTCTACAAACTTATTGAAAAAATCAATTTCTTTAATAAGTTGTTTCCCTGTTTCAATTTCAAATTTATATCTTTCAATTAAATTTAAAATCAAATCTTTATTTGTTAATTTATCAATTTTTATATTTTCAAAATTTATTTTTTCCTCTTCTAAATTTTTAAATAATTTTGATTTTATTTTTTTATTAATTTTTAAATTAATTAAAGCAACTTCTACATTTGTTTTTCTTTCAGCTCCTCCAAAAGCATTTTTTATTAATTCAATTTCTGCATTTTCAAGTTTATTCATCAATACTTTTCTATAATTAGAATAAGGATTTTTTAAAGTTTCTGCATTTAGTAAACAAATAATTTGTCCTCCACTATTCTCTATTAAAGAAATAGCTTTTAATAAATGTTTTTCCCCGTTTTCAAAAGGAGGATTCATCAATATTAAATCATATTCTTTATATGTATTGAAATTTAAAAAATCACTTCCTATTAAATTAAACTTTTTATCTTTTAAAATAGCTCTCAAATTATTGTCTATCTCAAGACAATCAAGACTATTTATTTTTATTTTATTATAGTATTTATTATATTCATTTAATCCCTCTATTAAATTTCCTTTCCCTGCACTTGGTTCTAATATATTTAGAGCTTTTTCTTTTTCTATTTTTTCAATCATTTTGATAATTATTTCTTGAGGTGTTGGATAAAAATTTTTATTTTCTGTAAACATTTTATTCTCCTTTATTCTTTAATTTTTTTATAAATATTTCTAATTCGCTATTATAATATTTTGCTATTTTATCATAAATCTTTTGTTCAAGATAAATATTAAAATTATTTTGTATTTTTTCTTTATTATTTTCAATAGTTTCTTTATCTTTTGCATGATTTATTAAATAGTTACTTATAACATCTTCAATGGTTATTGAAAATAAAATTTTTTTATTTTCATATTTTTTTAAAAATTCCCCATTTAATAATATTTCCTTTATTTGTATTTCATTTAAATCATATCTCTTAAACATCTTTCTTCTCCTTTAATTATTTTTTCTAATAAATATCTGATTTTCAGGTGGACAAAGAAAAAAATCTTTTGTCTTTAGCTTTTTTCTCTAATATAATAGCTCCTTTCAATCTATTAATTTTTTATTTTTTTTTTAATGTTCTTTTTTTTTATATCAGGTTTTCAGTATGGACAAGCATTAAAAAATCATATTCGCAAAGAATTTTTACAAGACTTTTTTTAAATTTATGGAAGAATGGAATAAATTTAAAAAAACTTGCATTGGTCTTGTAAAAAATTCAGAATATGATTAAATGCTGATGTACATACAACCTGATATAAATGGAACATTTAAAATATTAAAATTTTATGATTGGAGCTATTATAAAGAAAAAGAGAGAAAAAAGCTTTTTTTAGTCCACTTGAGGACTAAAAATAAAAAATGACATTCTGTCACTTTTTATTTATTTTTATAAATATTTATGATATAATATATAATATAATTTGTAAGGAAACCCCCCAAAAATTATAAAAAAACAAAAATAATTTATCGTAAGGAGATCCCCCAAGATATAAAGATATATAAATAAATTTATTTGTATATCTTCATATATCTTGGGATTTTTTTATTACAGGAGGAAAAAATGTTAAAAGAAAAAAAAGAATATTTTGAAAATGGAAAATTAAAAGCAAAATGGTATGAAAATGAAAATGGATTTAAATCTGGAGTTACTGCTGAATATTATGATAATGGAATTATTAAAGAACATTCATATTATGGAAAAAATGGAAAGAAAGATGGAATGTTTTTAAGATATAATAAAAATGGACAATATATTAAACAAGGAATTTATAGAGATGGAATTGAAAATGGAGATTTTAATTTATACTTAACAGAAAAAGGAGGAATTATTAGGGGTAGATATGAAAATGGAAAATTGACAGGAGAATTAATTTTTGAAAATTCTAAAGAAGAAATATTATGGAAATCACATTATAAAAATGGGAAAAAAATGTATCATTCTGAATATGAAAATGGAAATTTAAAAGAAATAATTAGTTATTTTCCATATAATAAAAAAGAATATTACCAAGATGGAGAGATTTTATCAGAAACTTTTGATAAAAATAATTTCAGATTATCAAAAGGATTTATTGACAATGAAGTTGTTTCTTTTTCTATAGCTAAAA
The genomic region above belongs to Fusobacterium sp. SYSU M8D902 and contains:
- a CDS encoding DUF4942 domain-containing protein gives rise to the protein MFTENKNFYPTPQEIIIKMIEKIEKEKALNILEPSAGKGNLIEGLNEYNKYYNKIKINSLDCLEIDNNLRAILKDKKFNLIGSDFLNFNTYKEYDLILMNPPFENGEKHLLKAISLIENSGGQIICLLNAETLKNPYSNYRKVLMNKLENAEIELIKNAFGGAERKTNVEVALINLKINKKIKSKLFKNLEEEKINFENIKIDKLTNKDLILNLIERYKFEIETGKQLIKEIDFFNKFVEKESKLILKNDYYNQDMNINFFVEKTRKKYWKILFENKNLERLFTNELRSKFYSNLESMKKYEFNLENIEEVLIELSKNMFSSLEKDIENLFDEFSIKYHYYNESSKNIHYFDGWKTNKAHFINKKVIIPLNAFSCYSDRIETYEIENKLLDIYKIFMYLDNKKENIKISLEECRNILNHIDNEKTKNIDLGYFTVSFYKKGTTHIIFNDEKLLLKFNIFGSQMKKWLPPSYGKTKYEDLDIEEKDVIDSFQGKESYQEVVNNNDTYLLHNDNIKLIGI